A stretch of Gemmatimonas aurantiaca T-27 DNA encodes these proteins:
- a CDS encoding SMR family transporter produces MKYLYLGVAIVAEVIATSAMKQSDGFSKLSWSLITALGYVIAFYFLSLTLKTIPTGLAYAIWSGAGIVLISLVAWMFQGQRLDTPAIVGMALIVAGVVIMNTLSKSSAH; encoded by the coding sequence ATGAAGTACCTCTATCTCGGTGTTGCCATCGTCGCGGAAGTCATTGCGACGTCTGCGATGAAACAGTCGGACGGATTCAGCAAGCTCTCCTGGAGTCTGATCACCGCTCTGGGCTATGTGATCGCCTTCTATTTCCTGTCGCTGACACTCAAGACCATTCCCACCGGTCTCGCCTATGCCATCTGGTCGGGCGCGGGCATTGTGCTGATCTCGCTGGTCGCATGGATGTTCCAGGGACAACGCCTGGACACTCCGGCCATCGTCGGCATGGCGCTGATCGTGGCGGGCGTGGTGATCATGAATACGTTGTCCAAGTCATCGGCGCATTGA
- a CDS encoding metallophosphoesterase family protein, translating to MRIALISDIHANIEALDAVLADIDAAGDAEAIYHLGDLVGYASNPHAVIDRLRTRGIAGIAGNYDSTVASAYKHCGCKSESPRQETLAHISFEYTRSVIDAEHRRYLGALPFSMDLRPLGGHTNGPRLILVHGTPTLNTLYWTEERPDAFCLRMAEEVRMRPGDVLAFGHTHKPWHRHVAGKHFINAGSVGRPKDGNWMAGYVRLTLGESPDPQVEFVRVPYDIESTIAGLRMAELPEEFAEFLRTGGGLG from the coding sequence GTGCGCATTGCACTCATCTCCGATATCCATGCCAACATTGAGGCGCTGGATGCCGTGCTCGCTGACATCGATGCTGCAGGCGATGCAGAAGCCATTTACCATCTGGGCGATCTGGTGGGATACGCCAGCAATCCTCATGCGGTCATAGATCGACTGCGTACACGAGGGATAGCGGGCATCGCCGGCAACTATGACTCAACGGTCGCATCGGCGTACAAACACTGTGGCTGCAAGTCTGAAAGCCCGCGACAGGAGACACTCGCGCACATCAGCTTCGAGTACACCCGATCTGTCATCGACGCGGAACACCGGCGGTATCTGGGTGCGTTGCCATTCTCCATGGACCTCCGGCCATTGGGAGGACACACGAACGGTCCCCGGTTGATCCTTGTGCACGGTACACCGACACTCAACACCCTCTACTGGACCGAGGAGCGGCCTGACGCATTCTGTCTCAGGATGGCAGAGGAGGTGCGTATGCGTCCGGGAGATGTTCTGGCGTTTGGGCATACCCACAAGCCATGGCATCGACATGTTGCAGGTAAGCATTTCATCAATGCGGGCAGTGTCGGCCGTCCCAAGGATGGAAACTGGATGGCAGGGTATGTGCGGCTGACGCTAGGTGAATCGCCAGACCCGCAGGTCGAGTTCGTCCGCGTCCCCTATGACATCGAATCCACGATTGCCGGACTTCGCATGGCAGAGCTACCCGAAGAGTTCGCCGAATTTCTACGAACGGGAGGAGGTCTTGGATAG
- a CDS encoding arsenite methyltransferase: MTDSAVTNIVREKYGEAARRVLQSEGSANCGPASSCCGGTAFNGSVDPITSNLYVSGETSELPDNAVLASLGCGNPTALAELAEGETVLDLGSGGGIDVILSARRVGATGKVFGLDMTDDMLALARQNAEEAGVTNVQFLKGHIEAIPLPDNSVDVIISNCVINLSGDKEMVINEAFRVLRPGGRFAVSDVVVRGTMPDDVRRSMELWVGCVAGALEEAEFYRLLAGAGFTDADIEPTRVYRVEDAQQFLTESRLDTAHVAAMDGKIMAAFVRATKPKSCCGPDCCP, encoded by the coding sequence ATGACCGATTCTGCGGTGACCAATATCGTGCGGGAGAAGTACGGCGAGGCCGCACGGAGAGTCTTGCAATCGGAGGGTTCGGCGAACTGTGGCCCTGCCAGTTCGTGCTGCGGCGGCACGGCTTTCAACGGCAGCGTTGATCCGATCACATCGAATCTCTACGTGAGTGGCGAGACCAGTGAGCTGCCGGACAATGCCGTGCTGGCCTCTCTGGGTTGCGGGAATCCCACGGCGCTGGCCGAACTGGCCGAGGGAGAGACGGTGCTGGATCTGGGCTCGGGAGGTGGCATCGACGTCATTCTGTCTGCCCGACGCGTCGGCGCAACAGGTAAGGTGTTTGGCCTGGATATGACGGATGATATGCTCGCCCTCGCTCGGCAAAATGCGGAGGAAGCGGGCGTCACCAATGTGCAATTTCTCAAAGGCCACATCGAAGCGATTCCGTTGCCAGACAACTCGGTGGACGTGATCATCTCCAATTGTGTCATCAATCTCTCTGGCGACAAGGAGATGGTGATCAACGAGGCATTCCGGGTACTCAGGCCCGGCGGTCGGTTTGCCGTGAGTGATGTGGTGGTGCGTGGCACGATGCCCGACGATGTGCGCCGCAGTATGGAGCTGTGGGTGGGCTGCGTTGCTGGTGCATTGGAGGAAGCTGAGTTCTATCGACTGCTCGCCGGTGCGGGATTCACGGATGCAGATATCGAACCCACACGTGTCTATCGCGTTGAAGATGCCCAGCAGTTCCTCACCGAGTCCAGATTGGACACGGCACATGTCGCTGCGATGGACGGCAAGATCATGGCCGCCTTTGTGCGTGCGACCAAACCGAAGAGCTGCTGTGGTCCTGACTGCTGTCCGTGA
- a CDS encoding ArsR/SmtB family transcription factor: MPATAPNLTRSAQLFHALSDETRLGILHMLTDGERCVCDLQDELDAAQSRLSFHLRVLRDAGLVTDRKEGRWSYYQIVPEVLMEMQTLIVTLRPSRRKSPPIANCCG, translated from the coding sequence ATGCCAGCCACCGCCCCCAACCTGACCCGATCGGCGCAACTGTTTCATGCACTCTCCGACGAGACGCGTCTGGGCATTCTCCATATGCTGACGGATGGAGAACGGTGTGTGTGTGACCTGCAGGATGAGCTCGACGCGGCGCAGTCCCGTTTGTCGTTCCACCTTCGGGTGTTGCGTGATGCCGGGCTGGTGACCGATCGCAAAGAAGGGCGCTGGTCATACTACCAGATCGTTCCTGAGGTGCTGATGGAAATGCAGACGCTGATCGTGACCCTTCGTCCTTCCCGGCGGAAATCGCCCCCAATCGCCAACTGCTGCGGTTGA